A stretch of the Acyrthosiphon pisum isolate AL4f chromosome A2, pea_aphid_22Mar2018_4r6ur, whole genome shotgun sequence genome encodes the following:
- the LOC100160974 gene encoding kelch-like protein 2, whose amino-acid sequence MTSSEIYIHQHFSEVVGGYEFLSLSLEQVIKLISSDRLPVSSDEKVFESVIRWVKYDLDSRQCVLFQLMQHVRLPLTSMDYILKNVVEEPIIKNCLKCYIYVLEALNTLESEELIPQSIQNKPRHGEKVILVVGGIRSVLNKSLEWFDTRTNLWHIGPELIANFRRSSLVVMNDNFVFAMGGYNYDELPLRSVFVLDISSESPCWQQSVSMLELRESLRVGVIKDNIYAVGGYNITDGNLNSAEVFNFNTQEWRMISNMPIIRLFFAVGVLNDLLYVVGGSDQSRQALNTVDCYNPSTDMWSPVANMCVRRSGAGVGVLYGELYAVGGVNGSDLLSSVEKYSPKTGVWTTMAYLNVPRKSAEVVALDGLLYVIGGVNLTPGLESVECYNPNTNTWAMVTATMNVERFLPRAVAINRPRHFTTC is encoded by the exons ATGACAAGTTCAGAAATATATATTCATCAACACTTTtc AGAAGTTGTTGGTGGTTACGAATTCCTATCCTTATCATTGGAACAAGTAATTAAGTTGATATCCAGTGATAGACTTCCAGTATCATCTGATGAAAAA gtATTTGAAAGTGTTATTAGGTGGGTAAAATATGATTTGGATTCAAGACAATGTGTTTTATTCCAATTAATGCAACATGTACGATTACCATTAACATCGAtggattacatattaaaaaatgtagttgaGGAACCTATTATAaagaattgtttaaaat gttatatttatgtattggaGGCATTAAATACACTCGAATCAGAAGAGCTTATTCCTCAAAGTATCCAGAATAAACCCAGACATGGGGAAAAA gtTATATTAGTTGTTGGTGGAATTCGGtctgtattaaataaaagtttagaaTGGTTTGATACACGAACGAACTTATGGCATATTGGACCAGAATTAATTGCAAACTTTAGAAGAAGTAGTCTAGTCGTAATGAacgataattttgtatttgctATGGGTGGTTATAATTATGATGAATTACCTCTTCGGTCTGTTTTTGTGCTTGATATATCTTCAGAATCACCTTGTTGGCAACAAAGTGTCAGCATGTTAGAATTACGAGAATCTTTAAGAGTTGGtgtaataaaagataatatctATGCC GTAggaggatataatattacagatggAAATTTGAATAGTGCTGAAGTCTTTAACTTCAATACTCAAGAATGGCGTATGATAAGTAATATGCcaattataagattattttttgcAGTCGGAGTCCTGAATGATCTTTTATATGtg gtaGGAGGTTCTGATCAATCAAGACAGGCTTTAAACACTGTTGACTGTTATAATCCCAGTACTGATATGTGGTCACCAGTCGCAAACATGTGCGTACGTCGCAGTGGTGCTGGTGTAGGAGTTTTATACGGTGAACTATATGCTGTAGGCGGTGTTAATGGATCAGATCTTTTGAGTAGTGTTGAAAAATACAGTCCAAAAACAGGAGTTTGGACTACTATGGCATATCTAAATGTTCCACGAAAAAGTGCAG aAGTAGTTGCATTAGATGGTTTATTGTATGTCATCGGTGGAGTGAACCTAACTCCTGGTTTGGAATCTGTAGAATGTTACAACCCAAACACCAATACGTGGGCCATGGTCACAGCGACAATGAATGTTGAACGGTTTTTACCTCGAGCAGTAGCCATTAATAGGCCACGACATTTTACAACTTGTTAG
- the LOC100166948 gene encoding kelch-like protein 2 — MENTNQIPDSRRCKPDKLYKKSSFVDIYERLQSLWNGEFFCDVKLQTDDQKIISAHKVVLSAASPYFYAMFTHFAVRNHDLVALRQIDHTALLHLVDFIYSGKISVTEKNVLILLPAADLLQLQGVKEACCDFLQSQLCPSNCIGINTIADLHSCTKLITSSEIYIHQHFSEVVGDNEFLSLSLEQVIKLISSDRLPVSSDEKVFESVISWVKYDLGSRQCVLSQLMQHVRLPLTSKDYILKKVAEEPLIKNCLKCIKYTQIRRPYSTKHPE; from the exons ATggaaaatacaaatcaaatacCAGATTCCAGGAGATGTAAACCagacaaattgtataaaaaatcatCATTTGTAGATATATATGAAAGATTGCAATCCTTATGGAA TGGTGAGTTTTTTTGTGATGTTAAACTACAAACGGatgatcaaaaaataatatctgcaCATAAAGTGGTTTTATCCGCAGCTAGCCCGTATTTTTATGCCATGTTCACACATTTTGCAGTAAGGAATCATGATCTTGTGGCATTAAGACAGATAGATCATACTGCTTTACTGCACTTAGTGGACTTTATTTATTCTGGAAAAATCTCGGTCACTGAAAAAAACGTCCTG ATTTTGCTACCGGCTGCAGACCTCTTGCAGTTACAAGGAGTAAAAGAGGCTTGTTGTGATTTTTTACAGTCACAGCTCTGTCCATCAAATTGTATCGGTATTAACACTATAGCTGACTTACATAGCTGTACAAAATTGATAACAAGTTCAGAAATATatattcatcaacatttttc aGAAGTTGTTGGTGATAACGAATTCCTATCCTTATCATTGGAACAAGTAATTAAGTTGATATCCAGTGATAGACTTCCAGTATCATCTGATGAAAAA gtATTTGAAAGTGTTATTAGTTGGGTAAAATATGATTTGGGTTCAAGACAATGTGTTTTATCTCAATTAATGCAACATGTGCGGTTACCATTAACATCGAaggattacatattaaaaaaagtagctGAAGAACCTCTTATAaagaattgtttaaaat GCATTAAATACACTCAAATCAGAAGACCATATTCCACAAAGCATCCAGAATAA